The nucleotide sequence CCAACCAAGGCCGGCCCTATGGTAGGGCCACATGGGCGACCGCACCCGGGCATCACCTTTTAAGGGGCATCAAATTGGAGTTCTGAGTTTTTTTAAGTGcagttgagtttttttttttataagttcaGAGGAGAAATTTCGTGGAGGAAGGGAGAGGAAGAAGGAAAAGTCAAAAATCGAAAAGATAAAAAAACTTTTGTTctttgatattgtaaacttttttttttttctttgtcaCATgtgttaattttatttaaatccAATATACCGTACAACAGATATAACGTATTGTACAATCACGTATGGATTTTAAAATTCTAGTCTAACAATAGAAGTGCCATAATAATGtgaattcataaaataagtttactGATTTCTTCATAGTACTACTTGATTTTTATATTTCCTTTAATCTAATTATTTATACAAGGAACAAAAGTCTTTTTTTGAAAGTAATATTTTATTGGTGTTTCACAGACACTATAAAATTTTTAACTAGACTCGAAGTCATCACTTTTATCGTAGTTTGATCTCTTCAAATTGTCACActaaatttatttaaaaaaaaaattaacgtgaaaatgagttatataagttgatTAACTTTcgaacacttgtttataaatagAGTAGGGGGCATTATTTGATCGATTCGTCCCAGGCAACATAACATTCAAGATCGGCCCTGCAGCCAACACAACGTTTAAACTTTGGTTATGCTACGTTTTATTGAACAACTATTACCCACTTACACACAGATAGTAGATTGGTTTAGCCAGTTGAGTTAACAAGTATTTGAGAATCTTCGTATCATCAGATTAATAGCATTGTCCTTGTTCATGTTAACTTGCAGATACCTGCATGATGTTATTTACATTACCTGCTTTGTGCAACTGATGTCTATCATCTCTGGGAAGTTTTGGTGGATATATGCTGTGGTAAGATGCTTGTGTACTTGTCTTCTTATGCATAAATGTCAATATGCTGAAAGCTGTTTTATAATCGCTTTAGCCCAAACATTTTTCTCCATTAGTTTAATTGAAGATATAGGCAACACAAAAGTAACTAGTGGTTACACGATTTAGTCTAGAAACAGGCTTAAGAACATTGTCAGTTATGATATGTAGTAATTCAGTTATCTGTTATTTATTATACGTAAAAGACTTGTCTGCTTTAGGCCCCAAAAAGTAGCATTTTAGTTTTCGAAAAAACAGTTTAGAGTAACTTCTTTGCCCATCATAAatcataaatacaattatataactACAATAAAATGTACATTATCTCCAATAAGTTAGAAATGCTTGATATTGTCAACTTAACTGTCTGGAACTATTTTGGTTGTAGCCTAAGTTTCCCAAGTAATGATTTTTTTTGTTGGCAGATACCAGCAGTGTATAAAGGATGGGGTTTGATTAAGGGATTTCTCCCTCGAGGTGGCGAGGTACTTCTTTTATTGGATTATTATTGTAATAACATAAGTTTGTTATCATATTTGGCAGTAGTTATATAATTAAGAGTTAATATTATGTTCCATCATTCAGTTGGACCTGACCATTGTGAACCTGTTACTCGTTCTGCTTGGCCTACTAATTTTTCCACCATTACCAAATTGGCGTGGTGTGTATGATTCCCATGGGTTTATACCAATCTGCAGGGAGTTGAAGAGGACGAAAAGACCCgaaagaagagagaaaagatgGAAAAGAAAGCCTCAAGAGGAAAATTCGTTAAAGCGAAAGTTTGATAGTTTCTGACTTTACAACACGTTTTCTTTGTCATCTGTATATTTAACTATCATTTTATAGTCGTAGTACGGTGACTGTTAGATGTTTCAAGTTGATGTTTGTTTACGCTGAATGAGTTAACCTGCACCAAACATCTTTAATCTATAGAAAGCATCAACCAATAGATGCATGTATGGATAGATGTACCTGTCTATATACAGATGTGCAAAAATGAGTCCAGGCAAATAAAACCAAAGTACCTCATCAG is from Rutidosis leptorrhynchoides isolate AG116_Rl617_1_P2 chromosome 10, CSIRO_AGI_Rlap_v1, whole genome shotgun sequence and encodes:
- the LOC139871374 gene encoding uncharacterized protein, with amino-acid sequence MDYVTYMYVIYLLLRAGVFYSTFSWLHWIGLILVTSVYLHDVIYITCFVQLMSIISGKFWWIYAVIPAVYKGWGLIKGFLPRGGEGVEEDEKTRKKREKMEKKASRGKFVKAKV